A genomic segment from Synchiropus splendidus isolate RoL2022-P1 chromosome 18, RoL_Sspl_1.0, whole genome shotgun sequence encodes:
- the LOC128749088 gene encoding neural cell adhesion molecule L1-like protein yields MRLTRSLQLALLLALTSTVSGLEIPLEVEQLPTIVSHTSGPIIALPYDTTLTIRCEAKGNPPPEYRWTKDGLDFVPPHLTSFKADHADGTIVLSDKKLAQFQGKYRCYAFNYLGTAMTEEIEVVASSMPKFPKENIEPVVVEVGQPIILQCNPPTGVGPRKIHWMSIGLQHITQDERVSMGTDGNLYFSNALPKDSRHDYCCFADFTRIRTIVQKTAMAVVVKTPGNESGDAGSELPVTRTPRLLLPSGVQTEKVLVKGEELQLECIPQGFPTPKVEWIKMGEQMSLRAKMNNFGKLLTIPAVEEKDAGKYMCSAKNSAGQAVHYFDVIVEEPPQWLPEPPQSQLTVIHADVSIKCSVSGTPQPRIVWRRNGEILEDDPLSNRRVLDDTVVIHDTKPEDNAVYQCEASNRHGTILANINIVVMNLAPLMLTKDYLEYAVVTGGDLTMNCSVFGSPPPTISWSRDENPEQMPDRFSMLKNGSLQVLRVEKEDSQDYLCVAVNSEGRSTITAVLSVKDATKIIKAPQNAEVSSGTTAQLTCQANYDRSLQGSFELLWWKDGEVIPLSSSQNSRYLVDDVMLQIMNVNLSDQGRYTCVARTSLDQDNATAVLTVLDVPDAPRKLQITELSDPRNISLSWVPGSDHNSSVLEFIVEYEESQWEPGRWRELQKVPGNQATALLALHGHLNYQFRVYAVNVIGPGPPSETTERYKTPPAAPEKNPENIKVQGHLPGQLDISWEPLVPVEHNGPGLEYKVSYRQLAVEGAWKEHLVKRHSFVVKNTSTFIPFEVKIQSRNSYGWGPEPNIVTGYSGEDVPSAAPRDVAVEVVNSTVLRVSWTPVPPATLRGHLRGYQVHWVRKRSLMNPEKLLNERQSLSFPGKRSHAFVPGLEAFSEYRLTVNVFNKKGNGPNSDPVNFNTTEGVPDQVPILTASNAQKDSILLVWGPPLQANGFLIGYLLQCLLINETTLEVLDSQETNITGADTTQWQLQGLEADSLYRFHLSACTLTGCGPPQVRESKTITQARLSPTPAGPPVQSIPALLNISSYASDTFAKISWTAREEPQDSQLYVAYMNNSDGFWRISEAINASQSFHIIDGLLPGTVYTVRLMAKGLFDNASIYEDVIRTKVRGVAGHQSNISTEGWFIGSMCVVALLTLIVLVVCFLRRNKGGKYAGTPPPRRPDMFSMEKVKEKEEPQTDEESQAIHEDTLCEYSDGEEKPLKGSLNGDATLGDGISRDSLVEYAGDGGEFSEDGSFIGEYSGHKQRGSVSEPNGHSEVIT; encoded by the exons ATGAGGTTAACACGGAGCCTACAGCTCGCTCTGCTGTTGGCCTTGACCTCCACTGTCTCAGGACTGGAGATCCCACTTGAAG TGGAGCAGCTTCCAACCATCGTTTCACACACATCAGGTCCGATTATTGCTCTACCTTACGACACCACTCTCACCATTCGATGTGAAGCCAAGGGCAACCCTCCTCCAGA GTACAGGTGGACAAAAGATGGCCTTGACTTTGTACCTCCTCACCTTACGTCTTTCAAAGCCGACCACGCAGATGGTACTATTGTGCTCTCCGACAAGAAACTTGCTCAATTCCAGGGCAAATATCGGTGCTACGCCTTCAACTATTTAGGAACAGCGATGACAGAGGAAATCGAAGTAGTGGCCTCCA GCATGCCCAAGTTTCCAAAAGAGAACATTGAACCAGTAGTTGTGGAGGTGGGGCAGCCAATCATCCTCCAGTGTAACCCCCCCACCGGTGTCGGTCCACGCAAGATCCACTGGATGTCCATCG GTCTCCAGCACATCACGCAGGACGAGCGGGTTTCCATGGGCACTGATGGGAACCTCTACTTCTCCAACGCCTTACCCAAGGACAGTCGTCATGACTACTGCTGCTTCGCTGACTTCACCAGAATACGCACCATCGTCCAGAAGACGGCCATGGCTGTCGTGGTCAAGACAC CTGGGAACGAGTCTGGCGACGCCGGTTCTG AACTCCCGGTGACGAGAACACCGCGGCTTCTGCTGCCCTCTGGTGTTCAGACGGAGAAAGTGCTGGTGAAGGGTGAAGAACTGCAGCTTGAGTGTATTCCACAGGGATT TCCAACTCCAAAGGTAGAATGGATAAAGATGGGCGAGCAAATGTCTCTGCGAGCGAAGATGAACAACTTCGGCAAGCTGCTCACCATCCCtgctgtggaggagaaggaCGCGGGGAAGTACATGTGTAGTGCCAAAAACTCCGCAGGGCAGGCCGTCCACTACTTTGACGTGATTGTTGAAG aACCTCCTCAGTGGCTTCCTGAACCACCCCAGAGTCAGCTGACAGTGATTCACGCTGATGTCAGCATCAAGTGTTCAGTCAGTGGGACACCTCAGCCACGCATAGTGTGGCGGAGGAACGGGGAGATTCTGGAAG ACGACCCTCTGAGCAACAGGCGGGTGTTGGACGACACTGTGGTGATCCACGACACCAAGCCAGAGGACAACGCCGTCTACCAGTGTGAGGCGTCCAACAGACACGGAACCATTCTGGCCAACATCAACATCGTGgtcatga ATTTGGCTCCTCTGATGCTCACCAAGGACTATCTTGAGTATGCCGTGGTCACTGGAGGTGACCTCACCATGAACTGCAGCGTTTTTGGTTCCCCACCTCCCACCATCTCTTG GTCCCGAGATGAAAACCCAGAGCAGATGCCGGACAGGTTCTCCATGCTGAAGAATGGCTCCTTACAAGTCCTGCGAGTGGAGAAAGAGGACAGCCAGGATTACCTGTGTGTTGCGGTGAACTCGGAGGGCCGCAGTACCATCACGGCGGTGCTCAGTGTGAAAG ATGCCACGAAAATCATCAAGGCACCTCAGAATGCAGAGGTCTCCAGCGGAACCACGGCCCAGTTGACCTGTCAGGCAAATTACGACCGAAgcctgcagggaagctttgagCTGCTGTGGTGGAAGGACGGCGAGGTGATCCCACTTTCCTCCAGTCAGAATTCCAG ATACCTGGTGGATGATGTGATGCTGCAGATCATGAACGTGAACTTGAGCGATCAGGGGAGATACACGTGTGTGGCCAGAACCAGTCTGGACCAGGACAACGCGACTGCTGTGCTCACAGTTCTGG ATGTTCCAGATGCCCCGAGAAAACTACAAATCACAGAGCTGAGCGATCCGAGGAACATCAGCTTGTCCTGGGTACCAGGAAGTGATCACAACAGTTCTGTGTTGG AATTCATTGTGGAGTACGAGGAGAGCCAGTGGGAGCCAGGTAGATGGAGGGAGCTTCAAAAGGTTCCCGGTAACCAGGCAACAGCCCTGCTGGCGCTTCACGGACATCTGAACTACCAGTTTAGAGTGTACGCCGTCAATGTCATTGGACCAGGACCCCCCAGTGAGACCACAGAGAGATACAAAACACCCCCTGCTG CGCCTGAAAAAAATCCGGAGAACATCAAGGTTCAAGGACATCTTCCAGGTCAGCTGGACATCAGCTGGGAG CCGCTAGTGCCGGTGGAACACAACGGCCCCGGGCTGGAGTACAAGGTGAGCTACCGTCAGCTGGCGGTGGAAGGCGCCTGGAAGGAGCACTTGGTGAAACGACACTCCTTCGTGGTGAAGAACACATCCACATTCATCCCCTTCGAGGTgaagattcagagcaggaacagCTACGGCTGGGGCCCGGAGCCGAACATCGTCACGGGTTACTCCGGGGAGGACG TTCCCTCCGCTGCTCCACGGGACGTTGCCGTGGAGGTTGTCAACAGCACCGTCCTGAGGGTGAGCTGGACCCCAGTTCCGCCTGCCACTCTGAGAGGCCATCTGCGAGGATACCAA GTCCACTGGGTCCGGAAACGGAGTCTGATGAATCCAGAGAAGCTTTTGAATGAACGCCAGTCACTGTCCTTCCCTGGAAAACGCAGCCACGCTTTTGTTCCGGGCCTCGAAGCTTTTTCGGAGTACAGACTCACCGTCAATGTGTTCAACAAGAAAGGAAACGGGCCTAACAGTGATCCTGTCAACTTCAACACCACAGAAGGAG TTCCTGACCAGGTGCCCATTCTGACTGCGTCTAATGCCCAGAAAGATTCCATCCTGCTCGTGTGGGGTCCACCATTGCAAGCAAACGGTTTCCTGATTGGCTACCTTCTCCAGTGCCTCCTCA TTAATGAGACCACACTGGAGGTGTTGGACTCCCAAGAGACGAACATCACCGGGGCCGACACCACCCAGTGGCAGCTGCAGGGCCTGGAGGCCGACAGCCTTTACCGCTTCCATCTCAGCGCCTGTACCCTGACGGGGTGTGGACCACCACAAGTGCGGGAAAGCAAGACCATCACTCAAGCAC GCTTGTCCCCGACTCCAGCTGGGCCGCCCGTTCAGAGCA TTCCAGCCCTGTTGAACATAAGCTCTTATGCGAGTGACACCTTTGCCAAAATCAGCTGGACTGCCAGAGAGGAGCCACAGGACTCACAGCTTTATGTGGCTTATATGAATAACA GTGATGGTTTCTGGCGGATTTCTGAGGCCATTAATGCTTCTCAAAGTTTCCACATTATTGATGGCCTCTTACCCGGAACGGTGTACACGGTGCGCCTGATGGCCAAAGGGCTGTTCGATAACGCTAGCATATACGAAGATGTTATCCGGACCAAAGTCAGAG GGGTCGCCGGCCATCAGAGCAACATCTCCACGGAGGGCTGGTTCATCGGATCCATGTGTGTGGTGGCGCTCCTCACTCTGATTGTCCTCGTGGTCTGCTTTCTGCGGCGAAACAAAGGCGGCAAGTATGCAGGTACGCCGCCACCCAGACGACCAGACATGTTCTCCATGGAGAAAG